The genomic stretch TGGTCGCACTGTGTCGACGAACCAATATGCCAATTCTTTTTCAGTTAATGGAGGTTCCACTTGAGATGCAGtctctctccacctttgtgcatactctttaaaggATTCAGAATCTTTTTGGGACATGCTCAACAATTGCCTTCTATCAGGAGCTAgatccatattgtacttgtattgtttgaTGAAAGCATCAGACAAATCTTGGAAACAACGGATGCGAGTTTGATCAAGGGTCAAGTACCATTTGGAAGAGGCACCTttcaaactgtcttggaaacagtgGATCATGAGTTTGTCATTATCCACATGAGCTGCCATCTTTCTATAGTGCATGATGAGATGACTTTTGGGACAAGTAGCTCCTTCATATTGATCAAGGTTGGGTGTCTTGAATTTTACGGGGATCACTAATCCAGATACAAGGCACATTTCTCTGGCAGCAGCACCAAAGATCTGATCACCTTCCATTGCTCTCAGCCTTTTCTCAATGGTTTCAACATTTTCTCTCAGCTTTCCATGTCTTTCATCACCTTCTTCAGACATATCAGGTATATCATACACTTGTTGATGATCATCGAAGTACGGTTGAACTCGAGTGTGCATGGCAGTGGGTGCAAAAGTGGGAATCACTTAATTAATTTCAGTAGTTAATGGAACTGTGTGTTGAGTGGAGTGTCCTTGAGGAGGAGGCACAAAACCATGAGGAAGACCAAAGGGATGCTAAGTTGCTGGAGTAGTAACTGTTGGCTAAGGATTAATCACCGGATTGACGATCTCAGAAACAATTGTGGGTTGAGTATCCATCTTTGCACGTATTACTTTCAACATCTCCATGATTTGACCTATATTCCCACGTAGATCTGTAAGCTCTTCATTGACTCTTTCCATATCTTGCTCTTGCTCGGCCATTCTACGTCGGGCTTGAGCTCTGGTGTTGTACTGGTGTGAGGGTCTCAGTGTGGAAACTATTGGAGAAGAAATGACGAAAATGAgtttttattttgataaaaaaatgcaagtgtgatgacatgtgcatgaatgcaatgaaaatgaattttttttaaagtttcaaggaacttaagagatAATTGCAAACATCAAAAGGAAAATAACAATGGTCAAAAGAAACTCATTTCATTAATCAGAGAGAGTTACAAAGTTTGAGTAAATTTCCAAAAGTTCTAAACGAAGCTAAATAAAAGTTAAATAAAGTCATAAGGAGATTCCCCTAGTAGCCTCAAGTTGAGATTCTTAATTTGTTCTTCCATCTCAGCCTTCTCGAGCACGAGCTTGTCCATGATCAACTTCCAAGGAGTATCTAACTGAACACCATAGGAAAATAAGTCATCTTGCACCTTCCTCTTTTTGTTGGAGAGCTCTTCTTcattcttcatcttcaacagcctttgaagttcttcatactcattgttgatgatttgaTACTTGTTCTTCCAAGCGTCCCTTTCTCGTTGCGCTGTGATCAAAGCAATCTTCAACTTCTTTGCATCAGTCATGAAGATATAGGTAGGTTCTTTGTCAACTAAAGGCAAAGGCTCTTGGTGAGGATAAGGCATTTTCAAGTTGATGGCCCTATCTTACACCCATTTAAGGTATGGTTCTAAAGAGACACAATTTGTCTTCCCTAAAACTTTCTTTTCTAGCTTATGAACATGGCGCCAAGCGTTCACAATCTTCTTTTTGAGCGCTTTACAATCTTCACATTCCTTAAAGAACAAACCTTCCAAGTGAATATTCTTTGGCTTATCTCTCATTGGATAACCGAGTTGACAACGAGCTAGGATTGGGTTGTAATTGATGCCTCcttttgtaccaagaagaggtacattagaaAATCCTCCACAACTATCAATGATACTAACTCCATCATAGTCACAACTATACCAAACAATATCTGAATGTGTGAGCGACATAATCTTTTGTGACCATAAAAGATCATCCTTAAGATCCCAAAAAGCATGAGACCTtggcaagtgagaaataaaccacttgtacaacataGGCATGCAACATGTAATCATTCCTCCGCTATGAGAATTCCTCATATGAATAGAGTGATAGGCACCGACAAGTAaagtaggaactggatttcctaTTAAGAAGATCTTGATGGCATCCATGGCAACGAAGTCATCAAAACTAGGAAATAGGAACAATCCATAGATAAGTAGAGCAAAAACAACCTCAAACGCATCCACACTCCTCATTCTAGCAAAATACTGAGCTTTGTTCATTAAGAACTTAGTTGTCAAACCAAGCATTTTTCCTTTTATGGTCATGTGATCCC from Lathyrus oleraceus cultivar Zhongwan6 chromosome 7, CAAS_Psat_ZW6_1.0, whole genome shotgun sequence encodes the following:
- the LOC127103525 gene encoding uncharacterized protein LOC127103525; its protein translation is MDFGRKKTQKYTFKRPKLEDLRTLGSLVIDTEAFSKRYGHFLSLLKINMEDGRLSTLIQFYDPMYHYFTFLDYQLMPTLEEYSHLIGVRISSQAPFSGLEEDPKDQDIAKATHLKMSEIRDHMTIKGKMLGLTTKFLMNKAQYFARMRSVDAFEVVFALLIYGLFLFPSFDDFVAMDAIKIFLIGNPVPTLLVGAYHSIHMRNSHSGGMITCCMPMLYKWFISHLPRSHAFWDLKDDLLWSQKIMSLTHSDIVWYSCDYDGVSIIDSCGGFSNVPLLGTKGGINYNPILARCQLGYPMRDKPKNIHLEGLFFKECEDCKALKKKIVNAWRHVHKLEKKVLGKTNCVSLEPYLKWV